The following are encoded in a window of Psychrobacter sp. P11F6 genomic DNA:
- the tssM gene encoding type VI secretion system membrane subunit TssM translates to MFSRFFHLIYNPRVLLALGLIVALVLLYDYVTIKTFVIIIGVLITCTVLGALGYYLWKKRKLASDELANLVEDNGNESQGDDSPHVAKDENAQEVQALRQQMQDAIKTIRKSKIGDQTGKAALYELPWYMVIGNPAAGKSSAVLHSGLKFPFMEQGNKLSVKGVGGTRNCDWFFSTEGILLDTAGRYSVYEEDRSEWLSFLSLLKKNRPKAPINGIIIAVSIAELTKNDPNYALDLAKNLRSRVQDLTEQLEVYAPVYVVFTKMDLISGFRDFFNDYEQEERSQVWGATIPYPEDPENINITDVFEEHFGVLVNGLKDLSTTKLSLRHQRTVSPSLMTFPMEFQSLRPMIRTLMHALFEDNPFQFKPILRGFYFTSALQDGQVSSQMTLQMVQNYDLHPPAIPLNAQQETADKPYFLQDLFSKVILKDKHLVKQHKNRHKRSHRALATLAAVVTLCAAVGLWTWSYANNKQLTERVVADLQQVAALQKNSNGDLQSQLESLNILQSRIEQLEGYEDDKPLSLSFGLYQGDKLKQKLLAEYYNGISIIVLAPTKQNIETFLTEVNTNADQLEVRTEDSSTDDTSDAAVNDAYIQSDPTDVEDAYNALKAYLMLGNHDNLEASHLSDQMTRFWRNWLEANRADMPRDKMIRQAERILSFTLAHVDDPAFPLIQNDLGLIDKARSNLSKVSKGQPARERVYSEIKMRASARFPSVTVAQITQNNANEALLGSYVISGTFTKEAWEAFVSDEIDKAATTRVVADDWVLATSSQDDLTLTGSPEQIRQYLVNRYKQEYTSEWKRFLSQVYVRDSTGFDDHAVLLNQLSNAAESPLKTLFETVDRQTQWDNKAANQAAGNGGESRRSFVNWFKQTILRQSPAELRQAEAAMNNGGSSSNAAPVAQASSGVIAQEFSSIHALVTPREENQDLSLLDSYLVSLGDIRTRFNNIARSDDIGPDALLFASQTLSPEGSELTKSLQILDEQILSQANSEIKQLVRPLLSEPLTRSFNMLLTPTKAEINKVWKAQVYKPFLDNLGSKYPFTANANLEATPAEIGQFFGEDGYVARFVNETLSPFIIRRGDQISSKIWNGAGLGLNPQFVADFGRYFTNYMGSNSTGAAGANNAGGAANQTTFQIMPLPVSGLTEYTIVVDGQQLRYRMGTQAWTTFVWPNPSSQPGASIRAKDYDGRDFTVFEEAGSFGVERLINSARRTELGNDIFEMAWSGDGITISVRFRIISGSGSSTTTGQGRSTNPFTGMKLPEEVIALGVTRTARPISDNNAVDGDTPNAGSGTNQPVPTGEQNTSNVTPPARVSTVVPNTNSENSPPVQPPTDTTTATDDRSAVTEQQEQTP, encoded by the coding sequence ATGTTTTCAAGGTTTTTTCATCTTATCTATAACCCAAGAGTATTATTGGCGCTGGGGCTCATAGTCGCCCTAGTCTTACTTTATGATTATGTGACTATTAAAACCTTTGTCATCATCATTGGTGTCCTAATCACATGTACGGTGCTGGGGGCGCTTGGCTATTACCTGTGGAAAAAACGTAAGCTTGCCTCCGATGAGCTGGCAAACTTAGTGGAGGATAATGGCAACGAGAGCCAAGGTGACGATAGCCCTCATGTGGCCAAAGATGAAAACGCTCAAGAAGTGCAGGCGCTACGTCAGCAAATGCAAGATGCCATTAAAACCATTCGCAAATCAAAGATAGGCGATCAAACAGGCAAAGCGGCGTTATATGAGCTGCCGTGGTATATGGTCATTGGTAATCCCGCGGCAGGCAAAAGCTCTGCAGTGCTACACTCTGGCTTAAAATTCCCCTTTATGGAGCAAGGTAACAAGCTATCCGTTAAAGGCGTCGGCGGTACACGTAACTGCGATTGGTTTTTTTCGACTGAAGGTATTTTGCTCGACACTGCAGGACGTTACTCCGTTTATGAAGAAGATCGCTCAGAATGGTTGTCATTTTTAAGCCTACTCAAAAAGAATCGACCTAAAGCACCGATCAATGGCATCATCATCGCGGTCAGTATCGCCGAACTCACCAAAAATGACCCAAACTATGCGTTGGATTTGGCCAAGAATCTGCGCAGCCGTGTGCAAGACTTAACTGAACAGTTAGAAGTCTATGCGCCTGTCTATGTGGTCTTTACTAAAATGGATTTGATTTCAGGCTTCCGTGACTTCTTTAATGACTATGAGCAAGAAGAGCGCAGTCAAGTATGGGGCGCGACCATCCCCTACCCTGAAGACCCAGAAAATATCAATATCACTGACGTATTCGAAGAGCATTTTGGTGTCTTGGTCAATGGTCTAAAAGATTTGAGCACCACTAAGCTATCCTTACGTCATCAGCGCACGGTATCTCCCAGTCTAATGACTTTCCCAATGGAATTTCAGTCATTACGTCCCATGATACGGACGCTGATGCATGCGTTGTTTGAGGACAACCCTTTCCAATTCAAGCCTATATTGCGTGGCTTTTACTTTACCAGCGCCTTACAGGACGGACAAGTTAGCAGCCAAATGACGTTGCAAATGGTACAAAATTACGATTTGCACCCACCTGCGATACCGCTCAATGCGCAGCAAGAAACCGCAGACAAGCCCTATTTTTTACAAGATCTATTTTCTAAAGTCATTTTAAAAGACAAGCATTTGGTCAAGCAGCATAAAAACCGACACAAGCGCAGTCATCGTGCGCTTGCGACGCTAGCTGCTGTCGTGACTTTATGTGCGGCTGTCGGTCTGTGGACATGGTCTTATGCCAATAATAAACAGCTCACTGAGCGTGTCGTGGCTGACTTACAGCAAGTCGCAGCGCTACAAAAAAATTCTAACGGTGATCTACAATCCCAGCTTGAGTCGCTCAATATTCTACAAAGTCGAATCGAGCAGCTTGAAGGCTATGAAGACGACAAGCCGCTGTCTTTGAGTTTTGGCCTCTATCAAGGCGATAAACTTAAGCAAAAATTGCTAGCAGAATATTATAACGGCATCAGCATCATCGTCTTAGCGCCAACCAAACAAAATATCGAAACGTTTTTGACCGAAGTAAATACCAATGCCGATCAATTAGAAGTCCGTACAGAAGACTCAAGCACTGATGACACCTCTGATGCTGCCGTTAATGATGCCTATATCCAGTCCGACCCCACAGACGTTGAAGATGCTTATAACGCGCTCAAAGCTTATCTCATGCTTGGCAATCATGACAATTTAGAGGCCAGTCATTTGAGTGATCAGATGACCCGTTTTTGGCGCAACTGGCTCGAAGCCAATCGCGCTGACATGCCGCGTGACAAGATGATTCGCCAAGCTGAGCGTATCTTGAGTTTTACCTTGGCTCATGTCGACGACCCCGCCTTTCCATTGATCCAAAATGACTTAGGGCTGATAGACAAAGCCCGCAGCAATTTATCCAAAGTTAGCAAAGGTCAACCTGCTCGTGAGCGTGTTTACTCTGAGATTAAAATGCGCGCATCTGCCCGCTTCCCATCGGTCACGGTTGCGCAGATTACGCAAAACAATGCTAATGAAGCACTGCTTGGTAGTTATGTCATTTCAGGCACTTTTACTAAAGAGGCATGGGAAGCTTTCGTCAGTGATGAGATTGATAAAGCTGCCACTACGAGAGTGGTCGCCGATGACTGGGTATTGGCCACCAGCAGCCAAGATGACCTTACCTTGACGGGTAGTCCTGAACAGATACGACAATATCTGGTCAATCGCTATAAGCAAGAATATACCAGTGAATGGAAACGTTTTTTATCTCAAGTGTATGTTCGGGATAGCACAGGCTTCGATGATCATGCGGTCTTATTAAATCAGCTGTCCAATGCCGCAGAGTCACCGTTAAAAACCCTGTTTGAGACAGTAGATCGCCAAACTCAATGGGACAATAAAGCGGCCAATCAAGCAGCTGGCAATGGTGGCGAATCTCGTCGCTCATTTGTCAATTGGTTTAAGCAAACCATCCTGCGTCAAAGCCCTGCTGAGCTACGACAAGCAGAAGCTGCGATGAATAATGGTGGTAGCTCTAGTAACGCCGCGCCTGTAGCACAAGCAAGCTCAGGTGTGATTGCTCAAGAATTCTCCTCTATACACGCGCTAGTAACGCCGAGAGAAGAAAATCAGGATCTGTCATTATTAGACAGCTATTTAGTCAGTTTAGGTGATATCAGAACCCGCTTTAACAATATCGCTCGTAGTGACGACATCGGCCCTGATGCCTTGTTGTTTGCCTCACAAACCCTTAGCCCCGAAGGCTCAGAGTTAACCAAATCTCTACAAATATTAGATGAGCAGATCCTGAGTCAAGCCAACTCTGAAATAAAACAACTGGTTCGTCCGTTGTTGAGTGAGCCACTGACTCGTTCATTTAACATGCTGCTGACGCCCACTAAAGCAGAGATTAATAAAGTTTGGAAAGCGCAGGTCTATAAGCCTTTCCTCGATAATTTAGGCAGTAAGTATCCCTTTACCGCCAATGCAAACTTAGAAGCGACGCCTGCAGAGATCGGTCAATTCTTCGGCGAAGATGGCTATGTGGCGCGATTCGTCAACGAAACGTTATCGCCCTTTATCATTCGCCGCGGCGATCAAATCTCCAGTAAAATCTGGAATGGTGCAGGTCTGGGTCTCAACCCGCAGTTTGTCGCTGATTTTGGCCGTTACTTTACCAATTATATGGGCAGCAATAGCACAGGCGCTGCTGGTGCGAATAATGCTGGTGGCGCTGCCAATCAAACCACTTTTCAAATTATGCCATTACCCGTCAGCGGTTTGACTGAATATACCATTGTAGTCGATGGTCAACAGTTGCGTTATCGCATGGGAACCCAAGCGTGGACAACGTTTGTATGGCCAAATCCAAGTAGCCAACCTGGTGCCAGTATTCGAGCCAAGGACTATGATGGCAGAGACTTTACTGTCTTTGAAGAAGCAGGCAGCTTTGGGGTAGAAAGGCTCATTAACAGTGCACGCCGTACTGAACTTGGCAATGATATCTTTGAGATGGCATGGTCTGGTGACGGTATCACTATCTCTGTACGCTTTAGAATCATCAGCGGCAGCGGCAGTAGTACCACTACCGGTCAAGGTCGTTCTACCAATCCCTTTACCGGCATGAAACTACCAGAGGAGGTTATTGCCCTTGGTGTCACACGTACAGCAAGGCCAATTTCTGATAATAATGCTGTTGATGGCGATACTCCCAATGCGGGTTCTGGCACCAATCAGCCAGTACCGACTGGCGAGCAAAATACAAGCAATGTCACGCCGCCAGCCCGCGTATCTACTGTAGTCCCTAATACCAATAGTGAAAATAGTCCACCAGTGCAACCGCCTACTGATACCACGACGGCTACTGATGATCGTTCAGCCGTGACTGAACAGCAGGAGCAAACGCCATGA
- the tagF gene encoding type VI secretion system-associated protein TagF, which yields MTPDSLPLVYFGKLPARGDFVRARAHISETNAIDEWVSEALAVSESVFSGIPIDNVSNHNFAFLNFSHIDTRANEIITGVLIPSHDSSYRNYPLIGFGVLHLDKPKNWMNYLPVKSSALWNDTYEVLSMAKSKTDNTDLMEHLNHSQLSIDNNASTYYYDFINTTTLHDIAILMNIDKAQLIQQIIATGLLFLPTFTKGFHGLNKAICWSLTSDRENSIHMATFWHDLINGFYQPHQLYLNTYLYRVANCYRLLMSFTKPDGRILKQISESEKNYPEDWVVIAHSDWTQGYIDEDIGLTRFNKVLLQDNLYLYDTRQLFKKTFLAQ from the coding sequence ATGACTCCAGACTCCTTGCCTTTAGTATATTTTGGAAAATTGCCTGCTCGCGGGGACTTTGTCCGGGCGCGTGCTCATATCTCTGAGACTAATGCCATTGATGAATGGGTCAGCGAAGCGCTAGCCGTGTCGGAAAGTGTATTTAGCGGAATTCCGATAGACAATGTCAGTAATCATAACTTTGCCTTTTTAAACTTCAGTCATATCGATACTAGAGCTAATGAGATTATTACCGGTGTTTTGATCCCTAGTCACGATAGTAGCTATAGAAATTACCCATTGATAGGTTTTGGCGTGCTTCATCTCGATAAACCGAAAAACTGGATGAACTATCTGCCCGTCAAGTCATCAGCGCTTTGGAATGACACTTATGAAGTTTTAAGTATGGCCAAATCCAAAACTGACAATACCGATCTGATGGAGCATCTCAATCATAGCCAACTCAGCATCGATAATAATGCCAGTACTTACTACTATGATTTTATCAATACCACTACGTTGCATGATATAGCGATCTTAATGAACATCGATAAAGCGCAACTGATACAGCAAATCATTGCCACTGGCCTGTTGTTTTTACCGACCTTTACTAAGGGTTTCCATGGCTTGAATAAAGCCATCTGCTGGTCACTTACCTCTGATAGAGAAAACTCGATACACATGGCCACTTTTTGGCACGATCTCATCAATGGTTTTTATCAGCCACACCAGCTCTACTTGAATACCTACTTATATCGTGTCGCTAATTGCTATCGCCTGCTCATGAGTTTTACTAAACCCGATGGACGCATACTCAAGCAAATATCAGAAAGTGAAAAAAACTATCCTGAAGATTGGGTGGTCATCGCTCATAGCGACTGGACTCAAGGCTATATCGATGAAGACATTGGGTTGACCCGTTTCAATAAAGTATTGTTACAAGACAATTTATATCTGTATGATACTAGGCAATTGTTTAAAAAAACTTTTTTAGCACAATAA
- a CDS encoding OmpA family protein has protein sequence MKVLSRITKPNLTNHTKNLLLAAAITLPMSAVVFAEHNDTHVTNNSQNVPVVIKGVVATSSDKQQLLDKLKAQYPDKPVRDEIEVRSNISIPTNWQQIATTIIDSDISNIRQGRIDIHGTTISLHGKVSSLEQKQAIQNRIHSRLTDLYQLENQLVVVEGEQRLIDETLGNRIVEFESGSTNLTPMGLGILDDMAGVLQRVGDKPVLITGHTDNVGNSTANLALSNKRAEAVKQYLIGRNINATRLSTTGKGDSDPIASNDNEEGRTRNRRIEFTLNE, from the coding sequence ATGAAAGTCCTCTCTAGAATAACAAAACCCAACTTAACAAATCACACGAAAAACCTGCTATTAGCCGCTGCTATCACCCTGCCTATGAGCGCCGTTGTATTTGCAGAACATAACGACACTCATGTGACAAATAACTCACAAAACGTGCCAGTGGTCATCAAAGGTGTGGTCGCTACCAGCTCAGACAAGCAGCAATTGCTCGACAAGCTAAAAGCACAGTATCCTGATAAACCCGTCAGAGATGAAATCGAAGTACGTTCGAACATCAGTATACCAACCAACTGGCAACAGATAGCCACGACTATCATTGATAGCGACATCTCTAACATTCGTCAAGGGCGTATCGACATTCATGGGACGACCATTAGCTTACATGGCAAGGTAAGCAGCCTTGAACAAAAGCAAGCCATCCAAAACCGTATTCACTCGCGCCTAACTGATCTCTATCAATTAGAAAATCAGCTGGTCGTGGTAGAAGGTGAACAACGCCTCATAGACGAGACTCTAGGCAACCGTATTGTCGAGTTCGAGTCTGGTAGCACCAATCTAACGCCGATGGGCCTTGGTATCTTAGACGATATGGCAGGGGTGTTACAGCGAGTAGGTGATAAGCCTGTTCTTATCACCGGTCATACCGATAATGTCGGCAATTCTACTGCCAATCTTGCCCTATCAAATAAGCGTGCAGAAGCCGTCAAACAATACTTGATCGGTCGAAATATCAATGCGACTCGTCTCAGTACTACTGGTAAAGGGGACTCAGATCCTATCGCTAGTAACGACAACGAAGAAGGTCGCACTCGCAATCGCCGTATCGAATTTACCCTTAATGAATAA